The Shewanella pealeana ATCC 700345 genome contains the following window.
CAGTAGATACTTTAAAAACTATGAGTAGCAGCCCATTAATAACATTACCTGGTATTGTATGCACGCCTACATCAAGTGGTGCAGAACTTTTTCTATGGGGTTTTGGTAGTGGAAACCAAGATTTAGATTACATTTTCACAAATGATTTTTCTGCAAAGGTTGATGGGACTCCTGAATTAATTCAAGGCGCTCTAGCAACAAAAACATAGCAAGGTAATCAAACGGCCACGTAACCGTTTTCTCGGTTCCGCTTCGTTATACATTCTAGCCAACTATTACTTGCCGCTTATTGCTGCGTTATGTTTAAGGAGTAGATGTTGAGAAACTCGATATTTTCAAAGGTTTTCTTTAGAGACCCGACTCAAAGTGTTGGTCTATTGAAGTGGGTGAAACTTACATTACTAGAGTCTTATCTTGGTGAGCAAGTAATCGACATTATATTGTCTGTCTCATCCTATCAAACTAAATCTATTACTTGGAAAGGTGGAGACCACGCTGAAGGAGGGTATCGAGGGGAGCTAGAGTTTTTCATCCCTGCAACCTTGATCAACAGGTTGTTGAAGACGCATATTCTAGAGCTACTTGAAATTAAGTATTTTCAGCATTACCAAGTTCTTGAAAAGGGGAATACTAAGGAGAACAAAGCTTTATTTTCAGCAAATCCTAATAATCTTCCAGTATTGTCTGAGTTAAAGCTTAGTTATAACACTATATGGGTAGTCATAAACGTTACTATTGATGTGATTGTTTATTTGGCTACTTCTGATATTTCGGCTGCACTTTTAAGTGGGGCAGTGATTGAGTTTATTAGGCGTTTTAAAATTTAAGCATAACGAATGATATGGGGGCAGTGTAAACTTTGATTGAACACCATACATTCCCTAATCCCGCGAGCCATTTTTAGACACTTTAATCTAACGTATTTCTGTCCAAAAACGAGCTGGGGCTTTAGTCATAACTTAAAACCATAGTGGCGCATTTAGGCTTACAAAAAACACCTATTCCCCATCGAAGTTGCCGAAGGAGTTGAAGTCAATCACGTGAGCGAGGCAGGATGCTGAGGTAGCCTTAGTAGAGCCATGGAAGACGATTCTGAGGCGATAGCGATTGTCGAAAATAACTGAGGCTAGTATCGAATGCATGTAACTTCGTCTGGGGCGCTGAGGGTTTTTTAAGGGGGACTAGCGCTTTCCCCCTTGACTCGGGTGCGGGCGAAGCGCCGCGACGTTAGTTGTTAGACAGAGTCTAATTTGAAATCAGTGTGTGAGCTGAAAGCTCATGACCTCTATCGAGCACCGCTTGATTACTTAAAACGCTTTAGAGGTTTTCGAACTAAAAGCTCTAAATCACTTTTGTCCACTAACGAGCTAGACCTTTAGTCATAACACTAAACTCCAAGAATGTGCTTTTCTAACTCGGTGCAGATACGGCTGAGACCGTCGAAAACATGGATGTTTTCGTTGAGCTCACATGGACGTGCTTGCAGCGTGTCTCAGAAGTGTCTGCACATATGCTGCCCGCAGGCCATTGGAACCACTTTTGTTAGATGCCACTCTTAGCCAAAAATATATCGAGTCTTTTGGGGTTTTGTAATCAAACTAAGTTTGATTTGGCTTTACGAGGTAGTCGAGCTGCAAGCTCCAACAAACTTTTGTCTAACAACGAACTAAAAAAACGGCTCCTGTAGGAGCCGTATTAATTAACACAGATTTAAGTGACTAATGTAACTAATGTAACTAATGTAACTGAGTTAAGTACATAGAGTTTTAGTGACTAGAACGCCCACTTAACGTTTAAACCAATATAATCTCTGTCACTTAACGTGCGCTCTTTATACGCTTCATCTACATCAGGGTCGCCATAATAGCCGACATAGTCTAACGAGGTTTGGATTCCTGTCGGATTATGGGTAAAGCTAATGCCGACGCGTGCACGGTTATCCCCTTGACCACCCACACCGCCAGTTATGACACGCCCGCTTAACTGATTACTGTAGGCTAACGGTATGCTCATGTCCCAACTTTCGAAAATACCTGGATAAGACAGAGTTAAGCTCGCTGCAATAGCAAAACTATGATCTTCATAATAAAGCTCATTAGTATCTGGCGTTCCCGGAATACCAATATTGCGAGCTTCAACATCAAGAATGTCAACATAGCTCGCTTCAATGGTTAGGTTAGTTGCATCCGCTATAGACGTACGACCAAAGTTAACAATCGCATTTAAGTTAGCTTGTAAAATCTCAGCTTTACTCGGTTGAACCATTTCAAATGCCGTGACTAATGCGGGGGCTCCATCTTTATAGCTTACCTCCGCGCCAATTGACGCCGGGCCAGTACTGGTCGACATCGTCGCTCCAACTAAGGTTATTTCATCGAAATAACGCACATTGTAGCCACCGGATGGGAACTGGCCAGCGTTTGCCATAATGTCAATTTCAACCATAGGAATACGGTCGTTGTAGTTAAGATAATATAGCCCTAGCTCTGTTACGTCGGTAATACGATAGCGACTACCTACACCCCATTGACTGGTTTCATCAGGCGTAATATCTGGACCACGAGGACCAAATGCACAGGTTCCGTCAGGTAGGGCTTGTAGACAGTAAGCGCCATGGCCTACTGCTTGGCTGGTACTAAAGAAAGTACCGGGTGACGCGACAATCGTTTCTTCCCAGTTAAACTGCCAGTGCGCCATAACCGACCAATTATTGGTTAATTCAGCTTGTACTGACACCTGTTGCTCTGGAAGAAGGATATCTTTTACTTCGGTACCGGGTACATAGCTTTTAATCGCATCAGAAGGCCCTTGTGCAAGTGAGATACTTGGAAAAAATAGCGCTTCGCCCCATGCAACAACTTGCTGACCTACACGCAAATCTACATAGCCTTCATCACCCAATACAAAAGCGGTATATGCATACAAGTCGAGTAATCGCGTGTAACCACCATGCCATCTTTGCGCTTCGCTACTAAATTTATCATCTTGATAAACATCATCATAGAAGGTGCTACCAGATACAACTAAGCCACTATTACCCCATCTAAGGTGGCTCTCTAATAGTAGATATAGGCCGTTACCGATCAAATCATGCTGTTCAAAATTAGCATCTCCTTGGCTGCCTGCAGCCAAAATCTCATCCGGCTTTTCTAAGCGCATACCGGCGCTATAAGTTAACGTGCCTTTCCAATCTAGTGTCACGTCATCGCCAAGTTTAATGGTTTCTGCGCTATATGCCGAACTACTCAGGCATGAGCCTAAAATCGCCAGTGCTAAGGTATTTCGCTTAAATTTTTTCAAACTATCTCTCCCTAGATATTATTATATTAATGGCTTAAACGGCGTAGCGCTGCGGGGGTAAAGTTACTGGAAGTAAAGTCACCTTTGTTTAAGATAGGACCTTTATCTTGTTCCTGGAAAAGGTTGTAACCAACATAGCCACCACTGGTAAGATCGTGGTAGAAACTACTACCGGGCTCAAAAGCTTGGGTATCGAAGGCGTAGTAATAATTTACAAAAGCGTGTTGAACTAACTCATCTCGGGTATCGTAGTAATCGGCAACAATTGCATGCCAATTATCTTCATCTAGATACATGGTGCGTCGACCATATTTATGACGATAATCTTCTTTTAACTTTCCTTCTAATACCCAAACGCGGCGCAGCTCATAGCGCATGTATTCAGGGTTTGCATGGTTCACCTGCAATAGGGAGTCATATTTAACATCACCTTTATTTACCTTGTAGGTGTTAACTGGGATAAAGATCTCTTTGCGTTCGCCTAGCGTCCAGTTATAACGCTCTGGCGACCCATTCATTAGGCGATCTGAATCGATAGTGAGTTTTCCTGAAGAGGCACTTAGCGGTGTATCAAACCCGTATTCCGGTAACTGACGTACACGACGTGTTCCCGGGTTATAGTTCCATGCCAAGCGCTTACCCTGTGCATAGTTATTGGGTTCTGAAACAACTGTCGCACTTCCCTTAGTTCGAGTGGGGAGGATATTAATTGCTAATCCATAGGCTTGAACTTTGCCTAAACGCTCACCAAGTTGCTCTGGCACTGTACCTGTAAATATGCCGTATGAACGCGTTCTTCCCCATGCAATGACACCATCAGAGCTCACATCTGCAATGTCTCTTGTGGTATCAAATGTAAATGCTCGATATGCATAATTATTATTGGCTAGGGCTTGTAGCGGTTGCTCCATATCTGGGATAGGGAAGGGAACTCCACCCTGGTAGCCGGTAAATCCAAGGCCGTCATCAACGAGTTTAGCCTCCACTGCATTTCGCTTTACAACTTCACAAGAGGCATCTGGGTATCTAAAGTCTCTTCGCCCAGTGTAAACCGGCATTTTGAACGTATCAGGGTATTGCTCGAACATGGCCTTTTGACCAACGGTAAGTTGATCGCTATATTTCTGCCAGTTTTTGCCATCGATAGTATAAATGGGTTTGTCGTCTGCATAAGGGTCTACTAGGTGCTGTCCTACGCTTAGCTCATATTCAACTCCTGGTGGCTTTCCTAACCATTTTCCTGAATAAGCAGGGATGGTTCCTGCCGAATTACCTGCTGCTATTGCGCCTACACAAGTTAATTCATTGCCCAATTTGGCAACTTGCTCAGCGGGTGCACTCGCTAATGCAAAGTGTGATTGAACTATTAGCAAACTGGTCACTATTGGTGGTAACAGATTCTTTTTTAGCATCTTTATTCCTCTAGTTATGGTTCATATTGCTACAAGGTCTTGTTGATAATCTCATTATTTTTTTGTTTAAAAATATATCGCGCATTCCGATTATTTTGTAAAAAAAACAGATGAGAATCGTCTATTGGGACTAGTGCTAATAGAGGTAATGGCGTTTGGATTAGGTAGATCTTCTCTGCACTTAAACGTCTATTTATTCAGTTGTTAATGATTTCCTTATATTTAATTCATAAAAAGGCTAACGGTTTGTGAGCATTCAATTCGCCGTACTGGCTTTTTAGTCCACTTTGACGATGAATTAACTGCTCTAGCTCTGCTTAATGACACTTATCCGGCCATGTTGAAATGATTTTGCTCAACATTTGTATGGCAATTTAAATATCGAGGGGAAGAATATGAAGCAAGCACCTGAATATGTCGCGGGCCATGGGTTACTGAAAGGTAAGTCTGTATTGATCACTGCAGCTGCTGGCGCTGGAATTGGATTTGCTGCCGCTCGACGAGCCGCAGAAGAAGGGTGCCGGGCTTTAATGATTTCAGACATTCACCCAAGGCGGCTCGATGAAGCCGTTACTCGCTTACGTGCAGAAACTGGACTAGAGCAGGTATATGGTCAAATTTGCGATGTCACCAATCAACAAGATGTCAGTACATTAGTGCAATTAGCGGAGTCAAAGCTTGCCGGCATTGATGTACTCATCAACAACGCCGGATTGGGTGGACAAAAGAACGTTGTCGATATGTCTGATAATGAATGGTCTACGGTGCTTGATATTACTTTAACGGGCACCTTTAGAATGATCCGTGAGATCTTGCCCCACATGCAGGCTCGTGGACATGGCGTTATTGTTAACAATGCGTCAGTACTTGGCTGGCGTGCACAAAAAGAGCAAGCACATTATGCCGCCGCGAAGGCAGGTGTCATGGCATTAACCCGCTGTAGTGCTTTAGAAGCCGCAGAGCATGGCGTACGAATTAATGCGGTATCACCGTCAATCGCGTTACATGATTTTTTAAAGAAAGCTTCTAGCGAAGAATTGCTTAACCAACTTGCGAGTAAAGAAGCATTTGGCCGCGCAGCCGAAGTTTGGGAAGTGGCAAATGTCATGATGTTTCTCGCCAGCGATTACTCATCTTATATGGCGGGTGAAGTGGTTTCTGTCAGTTCGCAACAGGCTTAGGAGGTGTTCTCATGGCTAATATTGAAATATTAACTGCAGAGCAATTACTAGACTCAGCAAGCCTAGATCTGGGGCATTCCGATTGGTTAACCATTTCTCAAGAAAGAATAAACCTTTTTGCCGAAGCTACCGGCGACCATCAATGGATCCATGTTGATCCAGAGCGGGCCGCGACGGGTCCTTTTGGTGCTTGTATCGCTCATGGTTACCTTAGTCTTTCTCTAGTGAATTTGTTTCTACCGCAACTCGTTGAAATAAGAAACATCAGTATGGGCGTTAACTACGGCTGCGATAAAGTGCGCTTTCCCGCTGTAGTACCGGTTGGTAGCAAGGTCCGCGGCCAAGGAAAAATTATTCATAGCGTAAATAAAGGCGCGTTTATCCAAGCCACCATTCGCGTCACCATTGAGATCCAAGGTTCTGACCGCCCAGCCTGTGTGGTTGACACCATCAGTTGCTACACCTTTGATACGCCAACGACAAACTCTAATAACTAAAGGAATTATAAGATGACAGAAGCAGTGATCGTCTCCGTTGCACGTACCGCATTAAGCAAATCTTTTCGTGGCGCATTTAATGATACTGAAGCCCCGGTTCTTGGTGGCCATGTTGTCAAGTCTGTCGTTGAGCGTGCTGGTATTGACCCTAAGTCTATCGATGATGTGATTATGGGCGCAGCAGCCCAGCAGGGGACCCAATCCTACAACATTGGCAGACTCTCAGCTTATACCGCTGGCCTACCCGATACCGTATCAGGCATGGCACTAGACCGTATGTGCGCATCGGGTTTAATGAGTATTGGTGTTGCAGCAAAATCGATTATGACTGACGAGATGAGCACCGTTGTTGCCGGTGGCGTTGAGTCGTTATCGTTAACCCAAAATAAATATAAGAATACTTATCGAGCACAGTCTCAAGCGGCAATTGCTGCAATGCCTAGTGCTTACATTCAAATGATCGAAACTGCCGAAATTGTCGCAGAGCGCTACGGCATCAGTCGTCAGGCTCAAGATGAATACTCGCTGCTAAGTCAGCAACGCACCGCTAGCGCCCAGCAAGCGGGTTACTTTAATGATGAAATTGTACCGATTACTGTTCAGCAACTGACCTTTGATGAAAACCGCCAACCAGCAGGCCATAAAGAAACGATTGCGTTACAAGACGATTGTAATAGACCGCAAACAACGCTAGACAGTTTGTCTAATCTTGCTCCTGTTTGGAAAGGTGGCGAGTGGACTGGCGAAGGCCGCAATGTTACCGCGGGCAATGCATCACAGTTTGCCGATGGCGCAGCGGCAAGTTTATTAATGAGTAAAACCCAAGCAGCAAGCCTTGGTATTGCCCCCTTAGGAACTTACAAAGGTATTGCCGTAGCAGGTTGTGCCCCAGAAGAGATGGGAATAGGTCCGGTGCTCGCTATCCCCAAACTGTTAAAGCGTTTTGGTCTGACCATTGATGATATAGGTCTGTGGGAGATCAATGAAGCCTTTGCAAGCCAAGTTGTTTATTGCCAACACAAGTTAGAGATCCCCGCCGATAGATTAAATGTAAATGGCGGCGCTATTTCTATTGGGCACCCATTTGGTATGTCTGGCGCTCGTATGGTGGGTCATGCACTGATTGAAGGCAGGCGTCGAGGCGTTAAATACGTTGTTGTAGCAATGTGTATTGGCGGTGGTATGGGCGCAGCAGGACTCTTTGAAGTCAATCAGTAATAAAGGAGTGATTCATGTCAGTAATTTTAGAAAAAGCACAGAAACTATTCTTGTCAGACAATGACGCAAATGTACTCACAGGCCATCAATTTGAAACGGTTAATTATTTAGTCAAAGACAAAATAGGCATTATCGAGCTAAATCGACCCAATAAAATGAATGCTTTCAATCAAACCATGCGCAGCGAGCTGCAGGCTGCGATAGAAATGGCAGACAATAATGACGATTTAAGAGTGATTATGATCCGTGGTGCTGGTGATCACTTCTCTTCGGGCGCGGACTTGAAAGAGCTTGTTGGTGCCAAGCACGGTATAGAGGCACAGATCCTTAATGAATATAAGCCATTTTTATCACGTATTGCCCAGTCAAAAAAGATTTATATGGCAGTTGTACAAGGCGCCGCAGCAGGGATAGGCGGTTCGTTAGCCTTAAATTGTGACTTAGTCGTTATGGCTGAAAGCGCCTGCCTTTTTCAGGCTTTTGCCGCTATTGGATTAGTGCCTGATGGAGGCGCAAGCTGGCATTTAGTCAATAAACTGGGCTACAAGAAAGCGTTCGAACTTTGCGTCGAGGCCGACAAGCTCACGGCGCTGGAGTGTCTGAGCAGCGGCTTGGTCAATCGTATTTCTGATGATGCAAGTGTGCAAGGTGATGCACTTGTTTGGGCACAAAAATTGGCCACCGGAGCACCACTATCACAGCAGTACTTAAAGCGATTATTGCAACAAGCTCAGCGAGGGAGCTTACACGACACCATTCGCCAAGAGGCGCTGTATCAGCAGTTCTGCTTCAACAGTGACGATTTTAAAGAAGGTGTGAATGCCTTTTTTGAAAAACGCGATGCAACCTTTACTGGTAAGTAGCTGATATTAACCCGAATTAAAGCAATAGATCAGATTATTAAGAACGTTATTAATGGGAGACGTCATGCGCGAAGTCATGGATTTTGATGTTGTGATTGTAGGAGCTGGGCCTTCAGGGCTATCCGCCGCTTGCAGGCTCATGCAGCTGAGTAAACAGGAAAACCAACAAATTTCTGTTTGTGTTGTGGAGAAAGGTTCAGAGGTTGGGGCACATATCCTATCTGGCGCCATTATCGAACCTCGAGCAATCGATGAGTTGTTTCCCGATTGGCGGACTCTAGGGGCACCATTAACAACCAGCGTGACAGAAGATAGATTACTTTTTTTGTCTGATAATAAAAAATCAATCACCTTGCCCCAAGTCGCTGTTCCAAAGCCGTTACATAATCAGGGAAACTATATTGCAAGTTTAGGTAATGTTTGCCGTTGGTTGGCTGAACAAGCTGAAGCGTTAGGAGTCGAGATATTTCCTGGATTCGCTGCGGCAGAAGTCCTATACCATGAGGATGGCTCAGTAAAAGGCATTGCAACCGGAGACATGGGGGTCAGTAAAGATGGTCAACCGAACTCTCAATACATGCAAGGCATGGAGCTGCATGCAAAATTTACCTTATTCGGTGAAGGGTGCCGTGGTCATTTAGGAAAAGAACTGATCCACAAGTTTGGCTTAGCCGATGAAAGTGATGCACAGCATTATGGGCTGGGAATGAAAGAGATCTGGGACATTAATCCTGAGCTGCATCGTCCTGGACTGGTTGTG
Protein-coding sequences here:
- a CDS encoding DUF1302 domain-containing protein, translating into MKKFKRNTLALAILGSCLSSSAYSAETIKLGDDVTLDWKGTLTYSAGMRLEKPDEILAAGSQGDANFEQHDLIGNGLYLLLESHLRWGNSGLVVSGSTFYDDVYQDDKFSSEAQRWHGGYTRLLDLYAYTAFVLGDEGYVDLRVGQQVVAWGEALFFPSISLAQGPSDAIKSYVPGTEVKDILLPEQQVSVQAELTNNWSVMAHWQFNWEETIVASPGTFFSTSQAVGHGAYCLQALPDGTCAFGPRGPDITPDETSQWGVGSRYRITDVTELGLYYLNYNDRIPMVEIDIMANAGQFPSGGYNVRYFDEITLVGATMSTSTGPASIGAEVSYKDGAPALVTAFEMVQPSKAEILQANLNAIVNFGRTSIADATNLTIEASYVDILDVEARNIGIPGTPDTNELYYEDHSFAIAASLTLSYPGIFESWDMSIPLAYSNQLSGRVITGGVGGQGDNRARVGISFTHNPTGIQTSLDYVGYYGDPDVDEAYKERTLSDRDYIGLNVKWAF
- a CDS encoding DUF1329 domain-containing protein is translated as MLKKNLLPPIVTSLLIVQSHFALASAPAEQVAKLGNELTCVGAIAAGNSAGTIPAYSGKWLGKPPGVEYELSVGQHLVDPYADDKPIYTIDGKNWQKYSDQLTVGQKAMFEQYPDTFKMPVYTGRRDFRYPDASCEVVKRNAVEAKLVDDGLGFTGYQGGVPFPIPDMEQPLQALANNNYAYRAFTFDTTRDIADVSSDGVIAWGRTRSYGIFTGTVPEQLGERLGKVQAYGLAINILPTRTKGSATVVSEPNNYAQGKRLAWNYNPGTRRVRQLPEYGFDTPLSASSGKLTIDSDRLMNGSPERYNWTLGERKEIFIPVNTYKVNKGDVKYDSLLQVNHANPEYMRYELRRVWVLEGKLKEDYRHKYGRRTMYLDEDNWHAIVADYYDTRDELVQHAFVNYYYAFDTQAFEPGSSFYHDLTSGGYVGYNLFQEQDKGPILNKGDFTSSNFTPAALRRLSH
- a CDS encoding SDR family oxidoreductase, which codes for MKQAPEYVAGHGLLKGKSVLITAAAGAGIGFAAARRAAEEGCRALMISDIHPRRLDEAVTRLRAETGLEQVYGQICDVTNQQDVSTLVQLAESKLAGIDVLINNAGLGGQKNVVDMSDNEWSTVLDITLTGTFRMIREILPHMQARGHGVIVNNASVLGWRAQKEQAHYAAAKAGVMALTRCSALEAAEHGVRINAVSPSIALHDFLKKASSEELLNQLASKEAFGRAAEVWEVANVMMFLASDYSSYMAGEVVSVSSQQA
- a CDS encoding MaoC family dehydratase codes for the protein MANIEILTAEQLLDSASLDLGHSDWLTISQERINLFAEATGDHQWIHVDPERAATGPFGACIAHGYLSLSLVNLFLPQLVEIRNISMGVNYGCDKVRFPAVVPVGSKVRGQGKIIHSVNKGAFIQATIRVTIEIQGSDRPACVVDTISCYTFDTPTTNSNN
- a CDS encoding acetyl-CoA C-acyltransferase, with amino-acid sequence MTEAVIVSVARTALSKSFRGAFNDTEAPVLGGHVVKSVVERAGIDPKSIDDVIMGAAAQQGTQSYNIGRLSAYTAGLPDTVSGMALDRMCASGLMSIGVAAKSIMTDEMSTVVAGGVESLSLTQNKYKNTYRAQSQAAIAAMPSAYIQMIETAEIVAERYGISRQAQDEYSLLSQQRTASAQQAGYFNDEIVPITVQQLTFDENRQPAGHKETIALQDDCNRPQTTLDSLSNLAPVWKGGEWTGEGRNVTAGNASQFADGAAASLLMSKTQAASLGIAPLGTYKGIAVAGCAPEEMGIGPVLAIPKLLKRFGLTIDDIGLWEINEAFASQVVYCQHKLEIPADRLNVNGGAISIGHPFGMSGARMVGHALIEGRRRGVKYVVVAMCIGGGMGAAGLFEVNQ
- a CDS encoding enoyl-CoA hydratase/isomerase family protein produces the protein MSVILEKAQKLFLSDNDANVLTGHQFETVNYLVKDKIGIIELNRPNKMNAFNQTMRSELQAAIEMADNNDDLRVIMIRGAGDHFSSGADLKELVGAKHGIEAQILNEYKPFLSRIAQSKKIYMAVVQGAAAGIGGSLALNCDLVVMAESACLFQAFAAIGLVPDGGASWHLVNKLGYKKAFELCVEADKLTALECLSSGLVNRISDDASVQGDALVWAQKLATGAPLSQQYLKRLLQQAQRGSLHDTIRQEALYQQFCFNSDDFKEGVNAFFEKRDATFTGK